In Euphorbia lathyris chromosome 10, ddEupLath1.1, whole genome shotgun sequence, a single genomic region encodes these proteins:
- the LOC136209870 gene encoding uncharacterized protein has product MEGGVSEELKSRAAASQGSSKRRRVKKKLASRMQCGGDASHGQMGVGSESHLVKCKRIKKKRVSRLQRGPDASKGNMAGGSDGHQVNRKRVEEESFSWFQRGASEGDTAGGSNCHQVKRKRLKDGSFSGLPRAIDATQRQIDGGSARGRLRGTTVTSPSLVAILKEVNLGYAKMALEFYEKNQDAEFEVLEVLDVSGSRLQLPESEDDQYWIHISFIAKRKNADCSDVSPKHFFGELLKDDCSGKFHATCCSTFEPSDDPGFDHGCIFCLPDQKFHPTDGYCVGRPPWYIPKVVYGHPPWLYDENGTCLIK; this is encoded by the exons ATGGAAGGAGGTGTATCTGAAGAACTGAAATC ACGAGCTGCTGCATCACAAGGAAGCTCCAAGCGTCGTCGAGTCAAGAAGAAGCTTGCCTCTAG GATGCAATGTGGAGGTGATGCCTCTCATGGACAGATGGGTGTGGGCTCGGAGAGTCACCTAGTCAAGTGTAAGAGGATCAAGAAGAAGCGAGTGTCTAG GTTGCAAAGAGGACCTGATGCCTCCAAAGGGAATATGGCTGGAGGCTCCGACGGTCACCAGGTCAACCGTAAGAGAGTCGAGGAGGAGTCTTTCTCTTG GTTTCAAAGAGGTGCCTCCGAAGGAGATACAGCTGGAGGCTCCAACTGTCACCAGGTCAAGCGTAAGAGACTCAAGGATGGGTCCTTCTCTGG GTTGCCAAGAGCAATTGACGCCACTCAACGACAGATCGATGGAGGCTCCGCCCGTGGCCGTTTGAGGGGTACTACAGTCACGAGCCCTAG TTTAGTCGCAATCTTGAAGGAAGTGAATCTTGGATATGCGAAGATGGCTTTGGAATTTTATGAAAAGAACCAG GATGCTGAGTTTGAAGTTTTAGAAGTCCTGGATGTAAGTGGTTCGAGATTACAACTCCCTGAATCTGAGGACGATCAATATTGGATTCATATCAGCTTCATTGCTAAACGCAAGAATGCTGACTGCAGTGATGTCTCTCCAAAACACTTCTTTGGTGAATTGCTTAAAGATGATTGTTCAGGGAAATTTCATGCCACGTGCTGTTCTACATTTGAGCCTAGTGATGACCCTG GATTCGACCACGGTTGTATATTTTGCTTGCCTGATCAGAAATTTCATCCTACCGATGGATATTGTGTTGGTCGTCCACCCTGGTATATACCGAAAGTGGTATATGGTCATCCGCCATGGCTTTATGACGAAAATGGTACATGTTTAATCAAGTGA